In a single window of the Chiloscyllium plagiosum isolate BGI_BamShark_2017 unplaced genomic scaffold, ASM401019v2 scaf_7701, whole genome shotgun sequence genome:
- the LOC122547769 gene encoding probable G-protein coupled receptor 139 isoform X1, with the protein MAYPIVWQIEDIFFPLISAIGVTVNLVAIVILFRGKCGLSKCVTHYLIGMAVADLFVVVFDAILWITVPIYLPDSFVKMTTMCSLFSALGSAATVVSVWLTVTFTADRFVAICCEKLKTKFCTKRTAASFLGTVTILGSLESLPWYFVYEPRYIIDNIPWGCTQKPSYFSSPAWAAFEMINYILTPCVPFFLILLFNVLTVRRILVSSRLRRGLQVQKSGGKHKDAEMENRLKSIILLFTISSSFVLLWVTSVVYNIYARITDIRYYSSDTDPHFITDRTAKMLQVLSSCTNTCIYAVIQVRFREELKNAIAYPFKRIVKLWNNEK; encoded by the exons ATGGCTTATCCAATTGTATGGCAAATAGAAGATATTTTCTTTCCTCTTATTTCAGCCATTGGTGTTACTG TAAATTTGGTGGCGATTGTGATCCTGTTCCGTGGAAAGTGTGGCCTCTCCAAGTGTGTGACTCATTACCTGATTGGAATGGCAGTGGCAGATCTCTTTGTTGTTGTCTTTGATGCCATATTATGGATTACTGTTCCAATTTATTTACCAGATTCGTTCGTGAAAATGACAACTATGTGCAGTCTTTTTTCTGCGCTGGGTTCAGCTGCCACAGTGGTTTCTGTCTGGCTCACAGTCACATTCACTGCTGACCGATTTGTGGCGATTTGCTGTGAGAAGTTGAAAACAAAATTTTGCACCAAGAGAACTGCAGCGTCATTTCTAGGGACTGTGACCATCCTGGGCTCCTTGGAATCTCTACCCTGGTACTTTGTATATGAGCCACGATACATCATTGACAATATTCCATGGGGTTGCACCCAAAAGCCCAGTTATTTCAGTTCCCCAGCGTGGGCTGCATTTGAAATGATCAACTACATTTTAACCCCTTGTGTGCCATTCTTTCTGATCTTGCTGTTCAATGTGCTGACTGTCAGGCGTATTTTAGTGAGCAGTCGACTCCGTAGGGGTCTCCAGGTGCAAAAAAGTGGAGGGAAACACAAGGATGCGGAGATGGAGAACCGGCTGAAGTCTATCATTTTGCTTTTCACTATATCCAGCAGTTTTGTGCTGTTGTGGGTGACCAGTGTTGTGTATAATATTTACGCACGTATTACAGATATCCGGTATTACTCCTCCGACACAGACCCTCACTTTATCACAGATCGCACAGCAAAGATGCTGCAAGTACTCAGCTCCTGCACCAACACATGTATTTACGCTGTGATCCAGGTTAGATTCAGGGAAGAGCTGAAGAATGCAATAGCATATCCCTTCAAGCGAATTGTTAAATTGTGGAACAATGAGAAATAA
- the LOC122547769 gene encoding probable G-protein coupled receptor 139 isoform X2, which yields MAVADLFVVVFDAILWITVPIYLPDSFVKMTTMCSLFSALGSAATVVSVWLTVTFTADRFVAICCEKLKTKFCTKRTAASFLGTVTILGSLESLPWYFVYEPRYIIDNIPWGCTQKPSYFSSPAWAAFEMINYILTPCVPFFLILLFNVLTVRRILVSSRLRRGLQVQKSGGKHKDAEMENRLKSIILLFTISSSFVLLWVTSVVYNIYARITDIRYYSSDTDPHFITDRTAKMLQVLSSCTNTCIYAVIQVRFREELKNAIAYPFKRIVKLWNNEK from the coding sequence ATGGCAGTGGCAGATCTCTTTGTTGTTGTCTTTGATGCCATATTATGGATTACTGTTCCAATTTATTTACCAGATTCGTTCGTGAAAATGACAACTATGTGCAGTCTTTTTTCTGCGCTGGGTTCAGCTGCCACAGTGGTTTCTGTCTGGCTCACAGTCACATTCACTGCTGACCGATTTGTGGCGATTTGCTGTGAGAAGTTGAAAACAAAATTTTGCACCAAGAGAACTGCAGCGTCATTTCTAGGGACTGTGACCATCCTGGGCTCCTTGGAATCTCTACCCTGGTACTTTGTATATGAGCCACGATACATCATTGACAATATTCCATGGGGTTGCACCCAAAAGCCCAGTTATTTCAGTTCCCCAGCGTGGGCTGCATTTGAAATGATCAACTACATTTTAACCCCTTGTGTGCCATTCTTTCTGATCTTGCTGTTCAATGTGCTGACTGTCAGGCGTATTTTAGTGAGCAGTCGACTCCGTAGGGGTCTCCAGGTGCAAAAAAGTGGAGGGAAACACAAGGATGCGGAGATGGAGAACCGGCTGAAGTCTATCATTTTGCTTTTCACTATATCCAGCAGTTTTGTGCTGTTGTGGGTGACCAGTGTTGTGTATAATATTTACGCACGTATTACAGATATCCGGTATTACTCCTCCGACACAGACCCTCACTTTATCACAGATCGCACAGCAAAGATGCTGCAAGTACTCAGCTCCTGCACCAACACATGTATTTACGCTGTGATCCAGGTTAGATTCAGGGAAGAGCTGAAGAATGCAATAGCATATCCCTTCAAGCGAATTGTTAAATTGTGGAACAATGAGAAATAA